The Spirochaetota bacterium genome includes a region encoding these proteins:
- a CDS encoding RNA 3'-terminal phosphate cyclase, with translation MLQIHATTFAAARQALAVALVMQKECAIRIDPLLQQHIHYNRTLQAIVAVLHHLHVSCTYHNGIITVSSQKLPACTATIALHSFCPVTDIYLTIAPALSCNSVQSDITFIGVTHCQYTHSTGFVRFGLAPVLSQFGCYTHMATKKFGFYTATGNAVAKIYPQVKRKMGTQSSATRITGIRIYIANIDQEFAFHQKRELCRALALNEDIVGIMQVANVTNHGNAIDVFFSTGDIPSMLSFTMPLYDDNGTFVFEDTMMHEFLHTVINTCLQSYEYIPLPVVEEALPFLLAAGYDVIVAERLHPKIVESEVYTMCKEFRG, from the coding sequence ATGCTGCAGATACACGCAACAACCTTTGCAGCTGCGCGACAGGCACTCGCAGTAGCGCTGGTGATGCAAAAAGAATGTGCCATAAGAATTGACCCTTTATTGCAACAGCACATCCACTACAACCGCACCTTGCAGGCAATCGTTGCAGTGTTACATCATCTACACGTTTCCTGCACATATCATAACGGCATTATCACTGTATCTTCCCAGAAGCTGCCTGCATGCACAGCTACTATCGCTCTGCATTCGTTTTGCCCTGTGACTGACATCTATTTAACTATCGCACCCGCACTATCGTGTAATAGCGTGCAGTCGGATATAACGTTCATAGGTGTCACCCACTGTCAATACACCCATTCAACAGGTTTTGTCCGTTTTGGCCTTGCACCTGTGCTTTCACAGTTTGGATGTTACACGCACATGGCCACAAAAAAATTTGGTTTTTATACAGCAACTGGCAACGCAGTTGCCAAAATATATCCTCAGGTAAAACGTAAAATGGGGACTCAAAGCTCTGCAACACGAATTACAGGCATACGAATATATATTGCCAATATTGATCAGGAATTTGCTTTTCATCAAAAAAGAGAACTTTGCAGGGCTCTGGCATTAAATGAAGACATTGTGGGCATCATGCAGGTGGCAAATGTCACTAACCATGGTAATGCCATCGATGTATTTTTTTCTACCGGGGATATACCTTCCATGTTGTCATTTACCATGCCGTTGTACGATGACAATGGAACTTTTGTGTTTGAAGACACTATGATGCATGAATTTTTACATACAGTTATAAACACCTGCCTTCAAAGTTATGAATACATACCGTTACCCGTTGTAGAAGAAGCACTTCCGTTTTTACTTGCGGCAGGCTATGATGTTATTGTAGCAGAAAGATTACATCCAAAAATTGTGGAAAGTGAAGTATATACAATGTGTAAAGAGTTTAGAGGTTAA
- a CDS encoding 4Fe-4S binding protein: protein MFKYGPSKLFVKVAVALSWPIMILGKRLSAFPIVKHIINPFFKYPYNEVTAVPINVAIAPAKSVTLPVQVLSEVVARVNHIFILDECICRSLLNCSNHPHTIGCMALGEASHKIHPSHGHRATVTEALEHIEKAAKAGLVASVAHVWIDPVAFWSVPFNKLMFICFCDDCCCLYRTHMKKRGENLNKAYKKLPGVTVRVNLDLCNGCGICAQRCFVAAIQMKDGIAVIGEDCKGCGRCVQVCPQQAVDMYFDDKDTLVANLVERINKVANIGL, encoded by the coding sequence ATGTTTAAATATGGACCATCAAAATTATTTGTAAAAGTTGCTGTAGCGCTTTCATGGCCAATTATGATCCTTGGTAAGCGCCTCAGTGCATTCCCCATTGTCAAACATATCATAAATCCTTTTTTTAAATACCCCTATAATGAGGTAACAGCAGTTCCTATTAATGTGGCGATAGCTCCTGCTAAAAGTGTCACTCTGCCGGTGCAGGTGTTAAGCGAGGTGGTTGCTCGGGTAAATCATATCTTTATATTAGATGAATGCATCTGCAGAAGCCTTTTGAACTGCTCCAACCATCCGCATACCATTGGGTGCATGGCGTTGGGCGAGGCAAGCCACAAGATTCATCCGTCGCACGGTCACAGGGCAACTGTCACGGAGGCTCTGGAACACATTGAAAAAGCAGCAAAGGCTGGCCTTGTGGCTAGTGTGGCACATGTTTGGATAGACCCCGTTGCATTCTGGTCGGTGCCGTTTAACAAGCTCATGTTTATATGCTTTTGTGATGATTGCTGTTGCCTGTACCGCACGCACATGAAAAAACGTGGTGAAAACCTCAATAAGGCATATAAAAAATTGCCAGGTGTTACAGTTCGTGTTAATTTGGATTTATGTAATGGTTGCGGTATATGTGCTCAGCGCTGCTTTGTTGCTGCTATACAGATGAAAGATGGCATTGCGGTAATAGGTGAAGATTGCAAAGGCTGTGGGCGGTGTGTGCAGGTGTGTCCACAACAGGCAGTTGATATGTATTTTGATGATAAGGATACACTGGTTGCCAATTTAGTTGAAAGAATAAATAAAGTGGCTAATATTGGTTTGTGA
- a CDS encoding FliG C-terminal domain-containing protein, with protein MLDQKLLTVFEKEHPQFGALLLIMLPVHSAGMILSQVPISMAFELVLRIINTQNIDTDILEKITRKLYPEFDIAIERLSIDKYDVILEILLHTDYIRRREIILELRETQGIFLSYPGVLIIEDISKINPSLLCHILSKIKLDEITTILRITPENIKELIFSCYSKEEVLEIESNLEWAGAVPLDTIAHTCQKIVTLINNVI; from the coding sequence ATGTTAGATCAAAAACTCCTGACAGTATTTGAAAAGGAACATCCACAATTTGGCGCATTGCTTCTCATTATGCTCCCTGTTCATAGTGCTGGAATGATACTATCACAGGTGCCCATATCAATGGCTTTTGAATTAGTTTTAAGGATTATTAATACACAAAATATTGATACTGACATATTAGAAAAAATTACAAGAAAATTATACCCGGAATTTGATATTGCTATTGAACGTCTTTCAATAGATAAATATGATGTCATACTTGAGATCCTTTTACATACCGATTATATACGGAGAAGAGAAATCATCCTTGAACTGCGTGAAACGCAGGGCATCTTTTTATCCTATCCTGGTGTTTTAATTATTGAAGATATATCTAAAATAAACCCTTCACTGCTATGTCATATTCTCAGCAAAATAAAGTTGGATGAGATAACCACCATACTACGAATCACTCCTGAAAACATAAAAGAATTAATTTTTTCATGTTATTCTAAGGAAGAGGTATTGGAAATTGAGTCAAATCTTGAATGGGCTGGTGCAGTTCCCCTGGATACTATTGCCCATACATGTCAGAAAATAGTAACCTTAATTAACAATGTAATATAA
- a CDS encoding InlB B-repeat-containing protein yields the protein MKKYFILLFILIVSCSNTGKDEMSIPFQDLNAATTSCIVVYNANGAEGNPPIDTTTHMPNDIVTVLTNTNLAIENQTFIGWSFCSNCSADILKPGSTFVITASTMLYACFTAQAYSVIYLPGDADGGTPPIDSNYYCAGENAIILANTGNLYKQGYRFDSWFDTRSQSHYIPGQSITIQNNNIEFIAHFTPKPLTVTYDANGATTGTVPVDSTFYEQGELVTIAHNTGNLAIINKDGVSYCFDYWGDSSNNVYVPGNTYPIEKSLTLYACYRPFTIGDGGPGGGCVFYDKGYYSDSWRYLEAMRYDISSSGIVWEQQLQAGQYRQTGVTASDIGTGYANTCTIIQALGEGDYAAYACALCSDGWHLPSKDELQLLFHHKSMIGNFTSYNYWSSTESTTSKAWCQNFNSGTQSIQYKNSTYRVRAIRQF from the coding sequence ATGAAAAAATACTTTATTTTACTGTTTATTTTAATCGTTTCCTGTAGTAATACTGGCAAAGATGAAATGAGTATACCTTTTCAGGATTTGAATGCTGCCACTACTTCATGCATAGTGGTTTATAATGCAAATGGGGCAGAAGGCAATCCACCCATTGACACCACTACCCACATGCCTAATGATATAGTAACTGTTTTAACCAACACCAATCTTGCCATAGAAAATCAAACATTCATAGGATGGAGTTTTTGCAGCAATTGTTCAGCTGATATTTTAAAACCTGGATCAACATTTGTTATCACTGCATCAACAATGCTGTACGCATGTTTTACCGCACAAGCCTATTCTGTCATCTATTTACCAGGTGATGCTGATGGTGGAACACCCCCCATTGACAGCAACTATTACTGTGCTGGTGAAAACGCAATTATACTGGCAAATACAGGAAATCTTTATAAACAAGGATATCGATTTGATAGTTGGTTTGATACCAGAAGTCAAAGCCATTATATTCCAGGCCAATCAATCACAATACAAAATAACAACATAGAATTTATCGCTCATTTCACTCCAAAACCGTTAACCGTCACCTATGATGCAAACGGCGCTACTACCGGAACTGTTCCCGTAGATTCAACATTTTACGAGCAAGGAGAGCTGGTAACTATCGCACATAATACTGGCAATTTAGCAATAATTAATAAAGATGGTGTATCATACTGCTTTGATTATTGGGGCGATAGTTCCAACAATGTATACGTTCCTGGTAATACATATCCCATTGAGAAATCTTTAACTTTATATGCTTGCTACAGACCGTTTACTATAGGGGATGGTGGTCCTGGTGGTGGATGTGTGTTCTATGATAAAGGATATTATAGCGATAGTTGGCGTTATTTAGAAGCTATGCGCTACGATATCAGTTCATCAGGAATTGTATGGGAACAGCAACTTCAGGCAGGTCAATATCGTCAAACAGGAGTAACTGCTTCTGACATTGGCACAGGATATGCAAATACGTGTACTATTATTCAGGCGCTGGGAGAAGGTGACTACGCTGCTTATGCATGTGCACTATGTTCTGATGGCTGGCATTTACCATCAAAAGACGAATTGCAGTTACTGTTTCACCATAAATCAATGATAGGAAATTTTACCAGTTACAACTATTGGAGTTCCACAGAGTCCACAACAAGCAAAGCCTGGTGTCAAAATTTTAACAGTGGAACACAAAGCATACAGTATAAAAACAGTACCTATAGAGTGCGTGCAATTCGACAATTTTAA
- a CDS encoding STAS domain-containing protein, whose amino-acid sequence MKVEQRINYGYVIYDVTGDITYDNFTEIEDAIKDTLPDNFINVVLNIERVPYINSSALGWLVKLMKEVNARGYHFFLMNVNQEIMGLLKLTTTLQYFKIIPNEQVLVEKEKKKELDKILGEIEEEKQE is encoded by the coding sequence ATGAAAGTAGAACAGCGAATAAATTACGGCTATGTAATTTATGATGTAACAGGAGATATCACCTACGATAATTTTACGGAAATTGAAGATGCAATAAAGGACACTCTACCGGATAATTTTATAAATGTAGTGCTGAACATTGAGCGGGTACCCTATATTAACAGCTCTGCACTGGGATGGCTGGTGAAACTCATGAAAGAAGTTAATGCCAGAGGGTATCACTTTTTCCTGATGAATGTAAATCAGGAGATCATGGGCCTTCTTAAACTAACCACCACATTACAGTATTTCAAGATTATCCCCAATGAACAGGTGCTTGTGGAAAAAGAAAAAAAGAAAGAATTAGATAAAATTTTAGGGGAAATAGAAGAAGAAAAACAGGAATAG
- the serS gene encoding serine--tRNA ligase, translated as MIDPKIVRENIDLVKHTMKIRKMEDAVDIATLEELDSKRRSLIAKIDELRTQRNTLSKQVGALKQKGENPIELMEKVRGIGDEIKKYEDEIASIEETYNTLMLSIPNILHESVPLGNDETDNVVVRTWGQKPQFDFTPKPHYDLGTELNILDFERGVKIAGARFYVYRGLAAQLERAIINFMLDLHTKKHGYTEVFGPFIVNDDSMIGTGQYPKFMDEYYRIERDALSLIPTAEVTLTNLYRDEILDGKDLPIYVTMQSACFRREAGAAGKDTRGLIRVHQFQKVELVKFVEPQTSFDELEKLVNDAEEVLQLLNLHYRVVLLCSADTSASSSKTYDIEVWMPGLNRYVEISSCSNFVDYQARRARIRYRKKEGEKPVFVHTLNGSGLAAGRTLAAVMENYQTRDGSITIPEVLKPYLEKTI; from the coding sequence ATGATAGATCCAAAGATTGTGCGCGAAAATATTGACCTTGTTAAACACACAATGAAAATTCGTAAGATGGAAGATGCTGTTGATATTGCAACATTGGAAGAGCTGGATAGCAAAAGACGATCCCTTATTGCGAAGATTGATGAACTCAGGACCCAGCGTAATACACTTTCAAAGCAGGTAGGTGCATTAAAACAAAAAGGGGAAAATCCTATTGAATTAATGGAAAAAGTGCGCGGCATTGGCGATGAAATTAAAAAATACGAAGATGAAATTGCAAGCATAGAAGAAACATACAACACATTGATGCTTTCCATTCCCAATATTTTGCACGAATCAGTCCCCTTAGGCAATGATGAAACTGATAATGTTGTGGTCCGTACATGGGGGCAAAAACCGCAGTTTGACTTTACCCCAAAGCCCCACTATGACCTGGGCACAGAGCTTAACATCCTTGATTTTGAGAGGGGTGTTAAAATTGCAGGGGCACGCTTTTATGTGTATCGTGGTTTGGCAGCACAGTTAGAGCGCGCTATCATAAACTTTATGCTGGATTTACACACCAAGAAGCATGGTTATACTGAAGTATTTGGCCCTTTTATTGTGAATGATGATAGTATGATTGGCACCGGTCAATACCCAAAATTCATGGATGAGTATTATCGTATTGAGCGTGATGCCTTATCCTTAATACCCACTGCTGAAGTAACCCTTACCAACCTTTACCGTGATGAAATACTTGATGGCAAAGATTTGCCCATCTATGTCACCATGCAATCAGCTTGCTTCAGGCGTGAGGCAGGTGCAGCTGGTAAGGATACCCGCGGTCTTATCCGTGTCCATCAGTTCCAGAAGGTAGAGCTTGTTAAGTTTGTTGAGCCCCAGACTTCATTTGATGAGCTTGAAAAGCTCGTTAATGATGCTGAAGAAGTGTTGCAGCTTTTAAACTTGCATTATCGCGTTGTGTTACTGTGCAGCGCCGACACATCCGCATCTTCATCTAAAACTTACGATATTGAAGTATGGATGCCAGGCTTAAACCGCTATGTGGAAATATCATCGTGTTCCAATTTTGTTGACTATCAGGCACGCCGTGCACGCATACGCTATCGTAAAAAAGAAGGTGAAAAGCCAGTATTTGTGCATACACTTAATGGCTCAGGATTAGCCGCAGGACGTACCCTTGCAGCAGTAATGGAAAATTATCAAACCAGGGATGGCAGCATAACCATTCCCGAAGTACTAAAACCATATTTAGAAAAAACAATATAA